Proteins from one Gossypium raimondii isolate GPD5lz chromosome 8, ASM2569854v1, whole genome shotgun sequence genomic window:
- the LOC105790688 gene encoding protein TIFY 4B isoform X4 codes for MSTGEMVSRSPLYKPLNQLTEDDISQVTREDCRRYLKEKGMRRPSWNKSQAIQQVISLKTLLETTSDSDGVKASKKLHVPFPHNPPRFVSDSTVQPNETTRHKGISVPLNESVPRIRSDPSEFKFSGGNSVQTAVSANDSVSPRLSASVAKEPSGQMTIFYCGKVNVYDNIPGRKAEAILQFAASPVSFLQETLVDQRTTPLSIPCHVQAAGDKVSQRSPGVVLSSMQAVKVAENCQFPREDCNVSYEDSLGPTSRNALLQRYLEKKKDRFKNKRKLATSSSRTLDIYLNQMGDQFSNEQSKQSESYSSTQARPPHTPLWCSSMENLPKIANVTTHPDGKDIFEV; via the exons ATGTCAACGGGAGAAATGGTTTCCCGGTCACCTCTATACAAGCCTCTCAACCAGCTCACCGAGGATGACATTTCTCAGGTCACTCGCGAAGATTGCCGCCGTTACCTCAAAGAAAAAG GGATGCGGAGACCTTCGTGGAACAAATCGCAGGCGATTCAGCAGGTCATCTCACTGAAAACTCTTCTAGAAACGACATCGGATTCTGACGGTGTCAAAGCTTCCAAGAAACTTCACGTTCCCTTCCCCCACAATCCGCCTCGT TTCGTTTCTGATTCAACCGTTCAACCGAATGAAACGACACGGCATAAAGGGATCTCGGTCCCGCTAAACGAATCCGTTCCTCGCATCCGTTCAGATCCCTCGGAATTCAAATTTTCCGGCGGAAATTCCGTTCAAACCGCCGTCTCTGCTAATGATTCTGTTTCTCCAAGGTT ATCTGCGAGTGTAGCCAAAGAGCCTTCAGGACAGATGACAATTTTTTATTGTGGGAAAGTGAATGTCTATGATAATATACCTGGTCGTAAG GCGGAAGCAATCTTGCAGTTTGCTGCAAGCCCAGTCTCATTTCTTCAGGAAACTCTAGTTGATCAAAGGACCACGCCATTGTCCATTCCATGCCATGTACAGGCTGCAGGTGATAAAGTAAGCCAACGTTCACCAGGGGTTGTATTGTCATCAATGCAAGCAG TGAAGGTTGCAGAAAACTGTCAATTTCCTCGAGAGGATTGCAATGTATCTTATGAAGATAGCCTTG GTCCCACTAGCAGAAACGCATTGTTGCAAAGATATcttgagaaaaagaaagacag GTTTAAGAACAAGAGAAAATTGGCAACATCTTCATCTCGTACCTTAGACATCTACTTGAATCAAATGGGGGATCAGTTCTCAAATGAGCAGTCGAAGCAAAGTGAATCATATTCTTCTACTCAAGCTCGACCACCTCACACGCCACTTTGGTGCAGCTCCATGGAAAATCTTCCCAAGATTGCCAATGTCACTACTCATCCTGATGGCAAAG
- the LOC105790688 gene encoding protein TIFY 4B isoform X2: protein MSTGEMVSRSPLYKPLNQLTEDDISQVTREDCRRYLKEKGMRRPSWNKSQAIQQVISLKTLLETTSDSDGVKASKKLHVPFPHNPPRFVSDSTVQPNETTRHKGISVPLNESVPRIRSDPSEFKFSGGNSVQTAVSANDSVSPRLSASVAKEPSGQMTIFYCGKVNVYDNIPGRKAEAILQFAASPVSFLQETLVDQRTTPLSIPCHVQAAGDKVSQRSPGVVLSSMQAVKVAENCQFPREDCNVSYEDSLEGPTSRNALLQRYLEKKKDRFKNKRKLATSSSRTLDIYLNQMGDQFSNEQSKQSESYSSTQARPPHTPLWCSSMENLPKIANVTTHPDGKDIFEV from the exons ATGTCAACGGGAGAAATGGTTTCCCGGTCACCTCTATACAAGCCTCTCAACCAGCTCACCGAGGATGACATTTCTCAGGTCACTCGCGAAGATTGCCGCCGTTACCTCAAAGAAAAAG GGATGCGGAGACCTTCGTGGAACAAATCGCAGGCGATTCAGCAGGTCATCTCACTGAAAACTCTTCTAGAAACGACATCGGATTCTGACGGTGTCAAAGCTTCCAAGAAACTTCACGTTCCCTTCCCCCACAATCCGCCTCGT TTCGTTTCTGATTCAACCGTTCAACCGAATGAAACGACACGGCATAAAGGGATCTCGGTCCCGCTAAACGAATCCGTTCCTCGCATCCGTTCAGATCCCTCGGAATTCAAATTTTCCGGCGGAAATTCCGTTCAAACCGCCGTCTCTGCTAATGATTCTGTTTCTCCAAGGTT ATCTGCGAGTGTAGCCAAAGAGCCTTCAGGACAGATGACAATTTTTTATTGTGGGAAAGTGAATGTCTATGATAATATACCTGGTCGTAAG GCGGAAGCAATCTTGCAGTTTGCTGCAAGCCCAGTCTCATTTCTTCAGGAAACTCTAGTTGATCAAAGGACCACGCCATTGTCCATTCCATGCCATGTACAGGCTGCAGGTGATAAAGTAAGCCAACGTTCACCAGGGGTTGTATTGTCATCAATGCAAGCAG TGAAGGTTGCAGAAAACTGTCAATTTCCTCGAGAGGATTGCAATGTATCTTATGAAGATAGCCTTG AAGGTCCCACTAGCAGAAACGCATTGTTGCAAAGATATcttgagaaaaagaaagacag GTTTAAGAACAAGAGAAAATTGGCAACATCTTCATCTCGTACCTTAGACATCTACTTGAATCAAATGGGGGATCAGTTCTCAAATGAGCAGTCGAAGCAAAGTGAATCATATTCTTCTACTCAAGCTCGACCACCTCACACGCCACTTTGGTGCAGCTCCATGGAAAATCTTCCCAAGATTGCCAATGTCACTACTCATCCTGATGGCAAAG
- the LOC105790688 gene encoding protein TIFY 4B isoform X1, with translation MSTGEMVSRSPLYKPLNQLTEDDISQVTREDCRRYLKEKGMRRPSWNKSQAIQQVISLKTLLETTSDSDGVKASKKLHVPFPHNPPRFVSDSTVQPNETTRHKGISVPLNESVPRIRSDPSEFKFSGGNSVQTAVSANDSVSPRSASVAKEPSGQMTIFYCGKVNVYDNIPGRKAEAILQFAASPVSFLQETLVDQRTTPLSIPCHVQAAGDKVSQRSPGVVLSSMQAVKVAENCQFPREDCNVSYEDSLEGPTSRNALLQRYLEKKKDRFKNKRKLATSSSRTLDIYLNQMGDQFSNEQSKQSESYSSTQARPPHTPLWCSSMENLPKIANVTTHPDGKGDNFLSLAYHVLSLCDNGV, from the exons ATGTCAACGGGAGAAATGGTTTCCCGGTCACCTCTATACAAGCCTCTCAACCAGCTCACCGAGGATGACATTTCTCAGGTCACTCGCGAAGATTGCCGCCGTTACCTCAAAGAAAAAG GGATGCGGAGACCTTCGTGGAACAAATCGCAGGCGATTCAGCAGGTCATCTCACTGAAAACTCTTCTAGAAACGACATCGGATTCTGACGGTGTCAAAGCTTCCAAGAAACTTCACGTTCCCTTCCCCCACAATCCGCCTCGT TTCGTTTCTGATTCAACCGTTCAACCGAATGAAACGACACGGCATAAAGGGATCTCGGTCCCGCTAAACGAATCCGTTCCTCGCATCCGTTCAGATCCCTCGGAATTCAAATTTTCCGGCGGAAATTCCGTTCAAACCGCCGTCTCTGCTAATGATTCTGTTTCTCCAAG ATCTGCGAGTGTAGCCAAAGAGCCTTCAGGACAGATGACAATTTTTTATTGTGGGAAAGTGAATGTCTATGATAATATACCTGGTCGTAAG GCGGAAGCAATCTTGCAGTTTGCTGCAAGCCCAGTCTCATTTCTTCAGGAAACTCTAGTTGATCAAAGGACCACGCCATTGTCCATTCCATGCCATGTACAGGCTGCAGGTGATAAAGTAAGCCAACGTTCACCAGGGGTTGTATTGTCATCAATGCAAGCAG TGAAGGTTGCAGAAAACTGTCAATTTCCTCGAGAGGATTGCAATGTATCTTATGAAGATAGCCTTG AAGGTCCCACTAGCAGAAACGCATTGTTGCAAAGATATcttgagaaaaagaaagacag GTTTAAGAACAAGAGAAAATTGGCAACATCTTCATCTCGTACCTTAGACATCTACTTGAATCAAATGGGGGATCAGTTCTCAAATGAGCAGTCGAAGCAAAGTGAATCATATTCTTCTACTCAAGCTCGACCACCTCACACGCCACTTTGGTGCAGCTCCATGGAAAATCTTCCCAAGATTGCCAATGTCACTACTCATCCTGATGGCAAAGGTGACAATTTCTTATCTCTTGCATATCATGTCTTGTCTTTATGCGATAATGGGGTTTGA
- the LOC105790688 gene encoding protein TIFY 4B isoform X3, with translation MSTGEMVSRSPLYKPLNQLTEDDISQVTREDCRRYLKEKGMRRPSWNKSQAIQQVISLKTLLETTSDSDGVKASKKLHVPFPHNPPRFVSDSTVQPNETTRHKGISVPLNESVPRIRSDPSEFKFSGGNSVQTAVSANDSVSPRSASVAKEPSGQMTIFYCGKVNVYDNIPGRKAEAILQFAASPVSFLQETLVDQRTTPLSIPCHVQAAGDKVSQRSPGVVLSSMQAVKVAENCQFPREDCNVSYEDSLEGPTSRNALLQRYLEKKKDRFKNKRKLATSSSRTLDIYLNQMGDQFSNEQSKQSESYSSTQARPPHTPLWCSSMENLPKIANVTTHPDGKDIFEV, from the exons ATGTCAACGGGAGAAATGGTTTCCCGGTCACCTCTATACAAGCCTCTCAACCAGCTCACCGAGGATGACATTTCTCAGGTCACTCGCGAAGATTGCCGCCGTTACCTCAAAGAAAAAG GGATGCGGAGACCTTCGTGGAACAAATCGCAGGCGATTCAGCAGGTCATCTCACTGAAAACTCTTCTAGAAACGACATCGGATTCTGACGGTGTCAAAGCTTCCAAGAAACTTCACGTTCCCTTCCCCCACAATCCGCCTCGT TTCGTTTCTGATTCAACCGTTCAACCGAATGAAACGACACGGCATAAAGGGATCTCGGTCCCGCTAAACGAATCCGTTCCTCGCATCCGTTCAGATCCCTCGGAATTCAAATTTTCCGGCGGAAATTCCGTTCAAACCGCCGTCTCTGCTAATGATTCTGTTTCTCCAAG ATCTGCGAGTGTAGCCAAAGAGCCTTCAGGACAGATGACAATTTTTTATTGTGGGAAAGTGAATGTCTATGATAATATACCTGGTCGTAAG GCGGAAGCAATCTTGCAGTTTGCTGCAAGCCCAGTCTCATTTCTTCAGGAAACTCTAGTTGATCAAAGGACCACGCCATTGTCCATTCCATGCCATGTACAGGCTGCAGGTGATAAAGTAAGCCAACGTTCACCAGGGGTTGTATTGTCATCAATGCAAGCAG TGAAGGTTGCAGAAAACTGTCAATTTCCTCGAGAGGATTGCAATGTATCTTATGAAGATAGCCTTG AAGGTCCCACTAGCAGAAACGCATTGTTGCAAAGATATcttgagaaaaagaaagacag GTTTAAGAACAAGAGAAAATTGGCAACATCTTCATCTCGTACCTTAGACATCTACTTGAATCAAATGGGGGATCAGTTCTCAAATGAGCAGTCGAAGCAAAGTGAATCATATTCTTCTACTCAAGCTCGACCACCTCACACGCCACTTTGGTGCAGCTCCATGGAAAATCTTCCCAAGATTGCCAATGTCACTACTCATCCTGATGGCAAAG